From Nocardioides daedukensis, the proteins below share one genomic window:
- a CDS encoding ABC transporter permease subunit, which translates to MDLFLQQCVNGLVLGGAYVLVALGLYLIFSAMHIPNFAHGEMFALGAFLQYMFVATIGLPFFVAMVCSVLVVGAIGALLERTVFRRLQKISTVAILVGSLALAIVIQELLMLIWGKDALAVRAPFEGQVELGPVVISAYRFFIICAVVVVSVVLGIVVHRTVYGRRLRALAQNREVASLTGINTSLIGSLTFAVGSALAGLAGALLAPTTAIQPHMGFQPTLIAFVVLVVVGAGGRMGAVIAVGFLIAVIETLAAGYISNTSRGIVVFAGLVVFLAVRPEGAVQQASSTKVRL; encoded by the coding sequence GTGGACCTCTTTCTCCAACAGTGTGTCAACGGGCTGGTGCTCGGTGGCGCCTACGTCCTGGTCGCGCTGGGCCTCTATCTGATCTTCAGCGCCATGCACATCCCGAACTTCGCTCACGGCGAGATGTTCGCCCTGGGCGCGTTCCTGCAATACATGTTCGTCGCCACCATCGGTCTGCCCTTCTTCGTCGCGATGGTCTGCTCGGTCCTCGTGGTCGGCGCCATCGGGGCCCTGCTCGAGCGGACGGTCTTCCGTCGTCTGCAGAAGATCAGCACGGTCGCGATCCTGGTCGGCTCCCTTGCTCTGGCGATCGTGATCCAGGAGCTCCTCATGCTGATCTGGGGCAAGGACGCCCTGGCAGTCAGGGCTCCGTTCGAGGGCCAGGTGGAGCTCGGACCGGTCGTCATCTCGGCCTACCGCTTCTTCATCATCTGCGCAGTCGTCGTGGTCTCGGTGGTGCTCGGCATCGTCGTGCACAGGACCGTCTATGGCCGTCGGCTCCGCGCCCTGGCCCAGAACCGTGAGGTGGCCAGCCTGACCGGCATCAACACCTCGCTGATCGGAAGCCTCACGTTCGCCGTCGGCTCGGCCCTGGCCGGCCTGGCCGGCGCTCTGCTCGCGCCGACCACCGCGATCCAGCCGCACATGGGCTTCCAGCCGACCCTGATCGCCTTCGTGGTCCTGGTCGTCGTCGGCGCCGGAGGGCGGATGGGCGCGGTCATCGCGGTCGGCTTCCTGATTGCCGTCATCGAGACCCTCGCCGCCGGCTACATCTCCAACACGTCCAGGGGCATCGTCGTCTTCGCCGGCCTCGTGGTCTTCCTCGCCGTCCGCCCCGAGGGCGCCGTCCAGCAGGCATCGAGCACGAAGGTAAGGCTATGA
- a CDS encoding branched-chain amino acid ABC transporter permease — protein MSTPTLERPAAQPDATAASGRWSWLRTEQGLTLPIRLLIAAVVVGIGWTISGNATSSDLFMLTTIVVWALVATSLNIMVGFVGQLNLATGFFFALGAYIGVLGTGKWEWPGWLSMLAAIALSAALAAILGLVIFRTKALYFALITSGISLVAYELSFAWSDLTGGAAGISTAGPLSEGGIARPFDLGIVSLEEPEAYFRFGLVALCVLVVALTVVVRRREGASWRAVREDDALAASIGINVARRKRVAFIVCSTLTGAIGVFYGHWAGFITPEAFTFGDAAFAPLAMVVIGGAGTFAGPILGAVIVAGFPELFRDLRDYSHLLYGGILLLAMMLAPGGLVGLAKDGVRRLARRRGQEGSSTPAPEEPTDPGARRAPAGEDLP, from the coding sequence ATGAGCACCCCCACCCTGGAGCGTCCGGCCGCGCAGCCCGACGCCACCGCCGCCAGCGGCCGCTGGTCCTGGCTGCGCACCGAGCAGGGCCTGACCCTGCCGATCCGGCTGCTCATCGCGGCCGTGGTCGTCGGCATCGGCTGGACGATCTCGGGCAACGCCACCAGCAGCGACCTGTTCATGCTCACCACCATCGTGGTCTGGGCCCTGGTCGCCACCAGCCTGAACATCATGGTCGGCTTCGTCGGCCAGCTGAACCTCGCCACCGGCTTCTTCTTCGCCCTCGGTGCCTACATCGGAGTCCTCGGCACCGGCAAGTGGGAATGGCCCGGCTGGCTGTCGATGCTCGCCGCGATCGCTCTCTCCGCAGCCCTCGCCGCGATCCTGGGCCTGGTCATCTTCCGCACCAAGGCGCTCTACTTCGCCCTGATCACGTCGGGGATCTCGCTGGTCGCCTACGAGCTCTCGTTCGCGTGGTCGGACCTCACCGGTGGTGCGGCCGGCATCTCGACCGCTGGCCCGCTCTCCGAGGGCGGCATCGCCAGGCCGTTCGATCTGGGCATCGTCTCGCTCGAGGAGCCCGAGGCCTACTTCCGCTTCGGCCTGGTGGCGCTCTGCGTGCTCGTGGTCGCCCTGACCGTCGTCGTACGCCGCCGTGAGGGCGCCTCATGGCGAGCAGTCCGGGAGGACGACGCGCTGGCTGCCTCCATCGGCATCAACGTCGCCCGCCGCAAGCGCGTCGCATTCATCGTCTGCTCCACACTGACCGGTGCGATCGGTGTCTTCTATGGTCACTGGGCCGGCTTCATCACACCCGAGGCGTTCACCTTCGGCGACGCGGCGTTCGCGCCGCTGGCGATGGTGGTCATCGGCGGTGCAGGGACCTTCGCGGGGCCGATCCTGGGTGCGGTGATCGTGGCCGGGTTCCCGGAGCTCTTCCGCGACCTGCGCGACTACTCGCACCTGCTCTATGGCGGGATCCTCCTGCTGGCCATGATGCTCGCCCCCGGTGGGCTGGTCGGCCTGGCCAAGGACGGCGTACGTCGCCTCGCGCGGCGGCGCGGGCAGGAGGGCTCATCGACGCCCGCTCCAGAGGAACCAACGGACCCGGGTGCCCGGCGGGCACCCGCCGGAGAGGATCTCCCATGA
- a CDS encoding ABC transporter ATP-binding protein has translation MTSTTTVAAPVLSTHGVGVRFQGLKALTDVTIELPAGTVTGLIGPNGAGKTTLVNVLSGMIANTEGEVRLHGKAVARWGLGRAARAGVSRSFQASRVFTEFSVWENVRLGQMNSSRDGDPAEILRTVDLLHRARHLAGDLSFGELRRLGVAIALSTSPEVLLLDEPGAGLTGGDLTQLQTTIHAIREQGTTVLLVDHNMRFLMNTVDRVIVLEGGCLIAQGSPAEVQQDPAVIAAYLGSEKS, from the coding sequence ATGACCAGCACGACAACCGTGGCCGCACCAGTGCTCTCCACCCACGGGGTGGGAGTGCGGTTCCAGGGACTCAAGGCACTGACCGACGTCACCATCGAGCTCCCCGCGGGGACTGTGACCGGACTGATCGGCCCCAACGGAGCCGGCAAGACCACGCTGGTCAACGTACTCAGCGGGATGATCGCCAACACCGAGGGCGAAGTTCGTCTGCACGGCAAGGCGGTGGCCCGCTGGGGGTTGGGCCGGGCCGCCCGGGCCGGGGTGTCCCGCTCCTTCCAGGCCTCGCGCGTCTTCACCGAGTTCAGCGTCTGGGAGAACGTCCGCCTGGGGCAGATGAACAGCTCCCGCGACGGTGACCCGGCCGAGATCCTCCGCACCGTCGACCTCCTGCACCGCGCCCGGCACCTTGCCGGGGACCTCTCCTTCGGGGAGCTGCGGCGGCTCGGGGTGGCGATCGCGCTGTCGACCTCGCCGGAGGTGCTCCTGCTCGACGAACCCGGTGCCGGACTGACCGGTGGGGACCTGACCCAGCTCCAGACCACCATTCATGCGATCCGCGAGCAGGGCACCACGGTGCTGCTCGTCGACCACAACATGCGGTTCCTGATGAACACCGTCGACCGGGTGATCGTGCTCGAGGGCGGCTGCCTGATCGCACAGGGATCGCCTGCCGAGGTGCAACAGGACCCGGCCGTGATCGCGGCCTACCTGGGAAGCGAGAAGAGCTGA
- a CDS encoding ABC transporter ATP-binding protein has translation MLDVQNLTVGYGQRAILSDISFTVEPGEVVAILGANGVGKSTLLRTLAGLQPGLAGTVALDGRTITRTAAHKRVALGLCLVPEGQQSFPAMSVQENLWLGASLHARGRSETERAVEPVLDLFPKLAERRSQLAGTLSGGERQMLAIGRALLARPTVLMLDEPSHGLAPIIVEQLGERIAEIARETSVLVVEQNLAVPARAATRVLVLDEGRITREGRPEEILHNEDVIHAYLGV, from the coding sequence ATGCTTGACGTGCAGAACCTGACCGTCGGCTATGGCCAGCGGGCGATCCTGAGTGACATCAGCTTCACCGTCGAACCAGGTGAGGTGGTGGCCATCCTCGGCGCGAACGGCGTCGGCAAGAGCACGTTGTTGCGCACGCTCGCGGGCCTCCAGCCCGGCCTGGCCGGCACCGTCGCCCTGGACGGCAGGACGATCACCCGGACCGCCGCGCACAAGCGGGTCGCGCTCGGACTCTGTCTGGTCCCTGAGGGTCAGCAGTCGTTCCCGGCGATGAGTGTGCAGGAGAACCTCTGGCTCGGCGCCTCGCTGCACGCCCGCGGCAGGTCCGAGACCGAGCGCGCCGTGGAGCCGGTGCTCGACCTCTTCCCGAAGCTGGCAGAACGGCGTTCCCAGCTGGCCGGAACGCTCTCCGGCGGCGAGCGGCAGATGCTGGCCATCGGTCGTGCCCTGCTGGCCCGGCCCACGGTGCTGATGCTCGATGAGCCGTCCCACGGTCTGGCCCCGATCATCGTGGAGCAGCTCGGTGAGCGGATCGCGGAGATCGCACGCGAGACCTCGGTGCTGGTGGTCGAGCAGAACCTGGCCGTGCCCGCGCGTGCCGCGACTCGGGTCCTGGTGCTCGACGAGGGGCGGATCACCCGTGAAGGACGCCCTGAGGAGATCCTGCACAACGAGGACGTGATCCACGCCTACCTGGGCGTGTGA
- a CDS encoding TetR/AcrR family transcriptional regulator, producing the protein MSTPTLKGPSPETAEHILNSAAQVFAQLGYARATIADIATAANSTRPTVYAYYSSKEDIFRQLAQRLRQQFASAQKVPEELPPDEIIRLTDLNYLRSFTDNLGLLTIIQHQSLGDPSMSDLWEALHSGINATHVRFMDRLVKADRAAPAASLASIADAVNGLVMRFAQLIAADPTRFDELGDDLVALHLRMLGLKA; encoded by the coding sequence ATGAGCACCCCGACCCTCAAGGGCCCGTCCCCGGAGACCGCCGAGCACATACTCAACTCGGCAGCGCAGGTCTTCGCGCAGTTGGGCTATGCGCGCGCCACGATCGCCGACATCGCCACGGCGGCCAACAGCACTCGCCCCACGGTCTACGCCTACTACTCCTCCAAGGAGGACATCTTCCGTCAGCTCGCGCAGCGACTGCGGCAACAGTTCGCCTCAGCCCAGAAGGTGCCCGAGGAGCTGCCGCCGGATGAGATCATCCGGCTCACTGACCTCAACTACCTGCGTTCCTTCACCGACAACCTCGGCCTGCTCACGATCATCCAGCACCAGAGCCTGGGCGATCCCTCGATGAGCGACCTGTGGGAGGCCCTGCACAGCGGCATCAACGCCACTCACGTGCGGTTCATGGACCGGCTGGTGAAGGCAGATCGCGCCGCGCCCGCTGCGTCGCTGGCCTCGATTGCCGACGCCGTCAACGGCCTGGTCATGCGGTTCGCCCAGCTCATCGCCGCGGACCCGACCCGGTTCGACGAGCTCGGTGACGACCTGGTCGCGCTCCACCTGCGCATGCTCGGTCTGAAAGCCTGA